In the genome of Aequorivita sp. H23M31, the window CTGAACGAAGCTAGAAGAGAGAAAAGATTGCAGTTCGCGTTTATCACTGGCCACAGACCAATCGTTTTGCTCCTCCACGCTTTTAAACACTCTCAAAATAGGTGTTTCCCTAAACAGATCCAGATCTAGTGCTTTGGAAAGATTTTGGTAAAAAGAAATGGCAGCTGGATAAAATTCCGAAGAGTTCCAAGCTGCATTAAAACGCTTTAAAACCGTAGGATTTAACACCCCGCCCGACCTAGCGGTAGAGCCATCGCGACCATTGTCTATAGCTATAAAACTTTTGCCATTCTTTCGTAATTGTTCACAGAAACAAATACCTGCAATACCGAGCCCCACTACAATATACTCTACCTCTTTCATGCTTTAAAAATCAAAAACCCTTCAAGTCTGATAGAAGCTTGAAGGGTTTTCTTTAAATCATTGTGTTATAAAGAATTTAGTAATTCCACAAATCGATTTCTATATTTCGAATTTGCTCCTTGATACGTTCAGATTCCATTAACTGCATTAAAGCGTTATCTGTAATGTAATCCTTAACATCCCTATCACCTTGAACGTTGTCCTCTTTATAGATGACAGCGCTAAAGCGACGCGCATTTAATAAGCGGTCGAAGGAGATAGGTTGGGAGGAGTTACTCCGATTAAAGGCTTGTGCTTCGTGCAAGGCCTTTCTAGCATCCGGAAACCACACCCAAAATAATTCTACCTTGGAATCTATGCCATCCTCTGGAAAGGCTTTGGACCGCGCTTCATTGGCAACGGGACAGATTCCCAAAAGGCGATATCTTAGGTCACCTTGGCGCTTGTCCAAGTACCAATATCCTCTAATGTGATATTCCTGAATATCACCCGCGTCAAGTTCAAATCGACGGATATATTGTGGATCCACAACTCCTTCAGCATTATATTGTTCAACTCCCAGATCGGTAGTATCACTATACACCAAGGAAGCACCAATATCACTCAGACTCCTCTTTTGAGTGAAATATGAGTCGGCATAAACTTCAGTGATGTTCCCATTTCTGATATTTTTTACCAAAACATCATATAGAGAACGTCTATCTGACCCAATGTTGTTTGTATCTATTGGGTAGTACAGGGGAAAATTCACCCTCTCATCCAGATCGATAATTTCCCAGGTGGTTTTGGACCACAGAACGTCGCGCTCATCTATATAGCCATAAGCAAGCGGCGCATCGTTATCCTCAGCCATTTGGGCTTCAGACCGTTTACCTATTTCATCTGGGGTTTTGGCATTGAGAATATTTATTTGTGCATTCGCACTGGCAAGTATTCCAAAGCCAAAAAGACAAAAAACAACATATTTCAAATTCATACCTATTGGGTTTTATTCTAGTTTGTCAATTCAACAAATACAGGGGTTATTTTCTTTAGCTTATAACCTGAATTCCCTGAAAGATTCGCATTAATATCAAAGATTTGAACCGTTTCTCCTCGTTTTGCACGGCTCAAAGTTCCTTTAGCTTCAGAGCTCAATTTATTTCCTGAAACCTTTATAGTAGGTTGTCCGCTAACTTTAAAGCTGAATCCAGTTACATTTAAAGCAAGGTCAAAGTCGAAATCCAAAAGAGCTGCGCCAATGGAAGCAATTTCTAGACCTTGTCTTTGCATACGAACAGGACCACCATTTCCATCTTCTCCACGAACAGTTCCTGTAGGTCTTGGAATATCCTTAATACGGAAAGTTTTGCTATCTGAAACGGTTTCTCCACCAGGAAGTTTTCCGCTTACGTTAATTTTAACTTCACGTCCTTGAACAGTGGTAACGTTCATCATATATTTTCCTGCACCACCCGCTGGCTTTAAACCGGGTGCATTTGCGGTTACAGAACCAACACCAGGAATGGAAATAGTCATTGGGTTTTCAACTCCACGATAAACTACGTTCATCTTGTCTGCGGAAATTACAGCAGCATTAGGCTTCGGAATTACCGCATAGGAAGATTTAATTGGAATAGTTACAACAGAATCCCCTTCCTTAAACTGTAGCTCACCTTTCAATTCTTGCTCACCCACATTTCCTGCAGGAAAATCAAGAACTACCTGACCACCAGCGATATTGTCCATTTCCTTACCGTTGATAATAACCTTATCAAAGTTAAGAGTGCTGTCAAAACGACCTAATACCACTTTCCCTTTAAAGTTTTCACCATTAAAGAAAGCAGTTTTATCTGGAACAACAATCGCCTCATAGTTGGACATTGAAAGTTGCTTAACTTGCTCTCCTGCAAGCATGGCCTGTAGTACTTCGTTTTGAGTAACCTTGATATCAGCTTGCATCTGAGTTAATTTCGTTTTAGAGGCAATCATAGGAAAGCCTTCAAAATTATAGTTCAGCCATCTGATCTCCACTCCCTTTCGGTTTTTTTCAGGACTAGTATCAAATTTAGCCTTTACGTCCGCGGCAATTTGAGGGTATGAATCTCCAATGATGTTCACTACACCATCACGAAATGCATTTACCTTATCTACGAATTCCTGACCATCCTTTGAAAGTTTATCGCCACTGAACCATTTCTGGTCCAAAAAGTCAGGTCTGTCCTGCTTTTCATAATCTGTTGGATCCTCGATCTTCTGCATCATTTCTGCTTTGATAGAAGCGATATAACTATCTAGATCCTGGGCCATAGTGTTTACCTCATTAGCTTTGTCTAGTATAGGTTTATACTTTGCCGGCTGTTCTTGGGCTTTCTCAGCCAACCCACCAAGGAATGCTTGGTTGCGCTGGTCTGCAGCTACGTTTGCCGTGGCAATTTTGTCATTTAACAATCCAAAAGCAGAAAGAACTTCTTTAGACATATTTAACGCCAACATAGCGATGAATATCAAATACATCATATTAATCATCTTCTGCCTTGGTGATAGTTTTCCTTGAGCCATTATTTTAGTTTTTTAGAATCAAAAATTAGTTAGGTTAAAAAGGAAATACTAGTTTCTAGTGGTCATTGCTGAAAGCATTCCACCGTAAACTCCATTCAAGGATGATAAATTGGTAGCCAAATGTTGCATTTGCTTTTTCAATTGCTCAGCATTTTCAGCTATTTGCTGATTAGCCTCAGTCTGACGGCTTGTTGACTCTATCTGAACTTTGTATAGACTATTAAGGGAGTCCATTTGTGCGGCTGCAAGAGCCATTTCCTCACTATATCTTTTTGTGGAGCTCATTGCCTCTGCTGTTGGAGCAATACCTTTTGCTGCACCTTCAAAAGAACGGATGCTAGTGCTAAGACTGTTCATTAGGTCTGAATCGATTCGTGCTTCTTTCAACATTTCGTCCAATTTTTTAGACAAAAGTCCTTGGGTATCTTTAGCCTCTTCTACTTTCGCTCTTTGTGTTGCAGCACCACCACTCAATTCTGGATATACCAAAGACCAATCCAAATCATCATCTACTGGTTCGAATGCGGAAATCGCGAAAATAATAGCTTCAGTCACCAATCCTATAGTTAATAGTACGTTTCCTCCAATTCCGGCAATTTCGAAGTGGGTAATTTTAAAGAGAGCTCCAATAATAACAACGGAAGCTCCAAGGCCATAGGCCATTGCAAAAAGTTTTTTAGATGATCGAGAAGATTTTGCCATAATAAATAGTTTTTTTAAGTTTTTAAGTTAAGTTATTTAAGGGGTAATTGTTTAGATCTATCGGGCATCGCCGAAATTTTCGTTTAGAACAACGTCAGTTCCCATATAATCCTGAACGGTGCGGAAGCCAATATAGCTACGGGCCGAATCGGCGTATTCGTAATCACGAGTGCCCACTTTAAGGAAATAGGCAACATCTTTCCAAGATCCACCGCGTACTACCTTGCGCTGGTTCTCTTCATCGTTAACATTTGGGTTCATTGTAGAAAAATAGTCATAAGCAGCCGCATCATAAGAAGAAGCAACCCATTCCGATACGTTTCCTGCCATATTATAAAGATTGTAACCATTGGGCTCAAAAGATTTTGCCTCTACCGTATAAAGCGCTTGATCAGCAGCATAATCCCCTCTTAAAGGTTTAAAGTTTGCCATGAAACAGCCTCGATCATTTTTGGTGTAAGGACCACCCCAAGGATAAGATGCAGATTGCAGTCCACCTCTAGCAGCATACTCCCACTCAGCTTCTCCAGGAAGACGGAAAGAGTTTACAAAAGTTTTCTTTTTGGATTTTTGGTATGCATTTTTATACATCGTCCTCCATGCACAGAAAGCTTTTGCCTGTTTCCAGCTCACTCCTACCACAGGGTAATCCCCATATGCTTGGTGCCAAAAATAATCATTGTGCATAGGCTCGTTGTACGAGTAATTGAAGTCCCGGATCCAAACGGTTGTATCTGGATAGATCGGTAGCTGTTCCTTCTTTATGAAATCTTTTCTTCTTTTGCTTTTATCCCGAGCCGCAGCTCCAATATCCATATAGGTATATTGGAATTTCAACTTGCTTACATCAATGGTTCTTTGTCCATTGTAGGCCTCCTCGATAGGAATGTACATAGTGTCCATGACCTCCGAGTAGAAAGCATCTGGATATTTTGCTGTATCCCAAATCAAACTTACTTTGTTATTGAGCTTTCTTCCTTCATAGTAATCTTCGCCCATTCCAAAGTAATTGTCATACATATATTGTTCGTAAGGGGTCATTTGGTCGTTTGCTTGGTCAACAAAAGCAAATTCCCCAATACCACCATCACCAGGAGTAGCACCTTGCTCATCGGCCATAATTGCCAATCGAAGTCTCACGATTGAATCACGGACCCAATAAACAAATTGGCGATATTCAGAATTGGTTATTTCGGTTTCGTCCATGTAGAACGAACTTACCGTAACAGTTTTGGTAGGGGCGTCCTTAACTGCAAGGAAATCATCATCACTCTGGCCCATGATGAAGGATCCACCAGGAACCAACGTCATTCCATAAGGCTTTTGTGGATACCATTTTTTGCCTTTTACGCCAACAAGCTCCCCTCTGTCTCCAGAGTTACAGCTGAATAAAAAGGCAACAATCGCAGTTAATGCAATAAACTTCTTCATAGGTAATTAGGTTAAATTTCGAATTTCGAGGGCGTAAACGTATTTATAAAATTTCAGAAAAACAATTTTTTTTTTCAAAAACCCTCGCGCATTTCAATTAGCTTGATATTATACTTCATTTTTGTGGCGGGCCTTCAACCACCGTTCAGGAATTTCCTGGTTGCATGCACCCAAATATTCGCCATAAGTGCAAGGTAATAACGTTCGGCTTTTTAATTTATTATTAACATTTGAAATAAATGGCAACAATATCCACCACCGTTCCGTTCTATTACTCTTTTTAAAGGTCAAAACCTCATCATCAATAGGGACTTTATAGGTAATGAAATAATTATCGTCATCAAAATTGTCATCCTTGATCCTAAAATTAACTCCTTCTATAAAATACCATAAAATTTGGGCAATCAACATTGCGCCACTTGCCCGAGTAGAAGTGCCCCCAATTTCATATATCCCAAAAGAACTTACCCGGTTACTAATTCCTGCATATCTCGAAATGGCGCAGATTTCGCGACTGTCAAATCCATTCGGACTTTCACTATTACTATAGCTAAGTTCCGAATCTTTTATTGAAGTTGCATCGAAAGTAACAATGTCGGCATCCCGTAAAGTAGGCTCTACAATACTTATATCAGATGTGATTTCACCTAGACGATAGGCATCAAAATATAGTTTTTCCATCAGGGAAATTTCCTCTGGGGAATTGAAATATGATTGATAACCAAGAACACTATAATTAAAGAGATTATAGGGTTGGTCCACCACCATTTTTCCTACGTACGATTTGTTGGAAAAAGGAAGATCTGCATTTCCCAGATCGAAACGGTTGTCGATATTAACCACATTCACCATTTTCCCTAAATCATCATACGCGCGGTATTGCCCATAAGCCAAATCTTGACCTCCACCTAATATCAACGGAATTATTTCCATTTTAAGCAATGTGGATATGGTTTGCTTGGCTGCAAAACGGGTATCCTCCACAGATTCTCCTTTTTGGATGTCACCAAGGTCCATAATATCATAACTCCAATTTCCAGGATATAGTGCATAAAAAGCTTTTCTATACTGATCAAAGGAAATATCATTTCCCATAAAATCTACATCCGAACGGTTTTCCCGTATTCCCAAAATAGCAAATTTTACTCCCTTGAAATTTGGGATTTCCCCTTTTTTCGAATGAATCCTAATCTGTTTACCGAGTGTACCTGGGGGAAGTGTTTCCAAAAGATCTAATATACTCTCGGAAACCGGTGACAAAAACTCTATCATTATTTTTTCTTGGCTGTAGTTTTACCCGCTTTGGTCTTTCTGCTCTTTGCCGCTGTGGTCTTCTTAGCTGGAGATTTCTTCTTGGCAGTTTTCTTGGCAAGCATTTCCTTGGCTTCTTCCAAGGTAATTTTGTCTGCCTGGGTATCCTTGGATAATTCCACCTTGGTTTTCCCTTTAATAAGATTAAAACGGCCCCAGCGGGCTTTTTCTATTCGTATATTCTCCTCGGGCCATTCTTGGATTAGCTTATCGATTTCCTTTTGCTTTTTATCCACAATAAGTTCTTCTATATCGGCCTCGGAAAGATTGTCGAAATCATATTTTTTGTT includes:
- the porN gene encoding type IX secretion system ring subunit PorN/GldN, giving the protein MNLKYVVFCLFGFGILASANAQINILNAKTPDEIGKRSEAQMAEDNDAPLAYGYIDERDVLWSKTTWEIIDLDERVNFPLYYPIDTNNIGSDRRSLYDVLVKNIRNGNITEVYADSYFTQKRSLSDIGASLVYSDTTDLGVEQYNAEGVVDPQYIRRFELDAGDIQEYHIRGYWYLDKRQGDLRYRLLGICPVANEARSKAFPEDGIDSKVELFWVWFPDARKALHEAQAFNRSNSSQPISFDRLLNARRFSAVIYKEDNVQGDRDVKDYITDNALMQLMESERIKEQIRNIEIDLWNY
- the porM gene encoding type IX secretion system motor protein PorM/GldM encodes the protein MAQGKLSPRQKMINMMYLIFIAMLALNMSKEVLSAFGLLNDKIATANVAADQRNQAFLGGLAEKAQEQPAKYKPILDKANEVNTMAQDLDSYIASIKAEMMQKIEDPTDYEKQDRPDFLDQKWFSGDKLSKDGQEFVDKVNAFRDGVVNIIGDSYPQIAADVKAKFDTSPEKNRKGVEIRWLNYNFEGFPMIASKTKLTQMQADIKVTQNEVLQAMLAGEQVKQLSMSNYEAIVVPDKTAFFNGENFKGKVVLGRFDSTLNFDKVIINGKEMDNIAGGQVVLDFPAGNVGEQELKGELQFKEGDSVVTIPIKSSYAVIPKPNAAVISADKMNVVYRGVENPMTISIPGVGSVTANAPGLKPAGGAGKYMMNVTTVQGREVKINVSGKLPGGETVSDSKTFRIKDIPRPTGTVRGEDGNGGPVRMQRQGLEIASIGAALLDFDFDLALNVTGFSFKVSGQPTIKVSGNKLSSEAKGTLSRAKRGETVQIFDINANLSGNSGYKLKKITPVFVELTN
- the porL gene encoding type IX secretion system motor protein PorL/GldL → MAKSSRSSKKLFAMAYGLGASVVIIGALFKITHFEIAGIGGNVLLTIGLVTEAIIFAISAFEPVDDDLDWSLVYPELSGGAATQRAKVEEAKDTQGLLSKKLDEMLKEARIDSDLMNSLSTSIRSFEGAAKGIAPTAEAMSSTKRYSEEMALAAAQMDSLNSLYKVQIESTSRQTEANQQIAENAEQLKKQMQHLATNLSSLNGVYGGMLSAMTTRN
- the porK gene encoding T9SS ring complex lipoprotein PorK/GldK, encoding MKKFIALTAIVAFLFSCNSGDRGELVGVKGKKWYPQKPYGMTLVPGGSFIMGQSDDDFLAVKDAPTKTVTVSSFYMDETEITNSEYRQFVYWVRDSIVRLRLAIMADEQGATPGDGGIGEFAFVDQANDQMTPYEQYMYDNYFGMGEDYYEGRKLNNKVSLIWDTAKYPDAFYSEVMDTMYIPIEEAYNGQRTIDVSKLKFQYTYMDIGAAARDKSKRRKDFIKKEQLPIYPDTTVWIRDFNYSYNEPMHNDYFWHQAYGDYPVVGVSWKQAKAFCAWRTMYKNAYQKSKKKTFVNSFRLPGEAEWEYAARGGLQSASYPWGGPYTKNDRGCFMANFKPLRGDYAADQALYTVEAKSFEPNGYNLYNMAGNVSEWVASSYDAAAYDYFSTMNPNVNDEENQRKVVRGGSWKDVAYFLKVGTRDYEYADSARSYIGFRTVQDYMGTDVVLNENFGDAR
- a CDS encoding formimidoylglutamase; its protein translation is MIEFLSPVSESILDLLETLPPGTLGKQIRIHSKKGEIPNFKGVKFAILGIRENRSDVDFMGNDISFDQYRKAFYALYPGNWSYDIMDLGDIQKGESVEDTRFAAKQTISTLLKMEIIPLILGGGQDLAYGQYRAYDDLGKMVNVVNIDNRFDLGNADLPFSNKSYVGKMVVDQPYNLFNYSVLGYQSYFNSPEEISLMEKLYFDAYRLGEITSDISIVEPTLRDADIVTFDATSIKDSELSYSNSESPNGFDSREICAISRYAGISNRVSSFGIYEIGGTSTRASGAMLIAQILWYFIEGVNFRIKDDNFDDDNYFITYKVPIDDEVLTFKKSNRTERWWILLPFISNVNNKLKSRTLLPCTYGEYLGACNQEIPERWLKARHKNEV